From the Chitinophagales bacterium genome, the window ATAGTTTTTACCTTCGCCTACTGCTACAATTTGTTCTATGAAAGAACTTTCTTTCATTTTATTTTCCAATGCTTGCGGTGCAATGTATTTTCCTCCACTTGTTTTAAATAACTCTTTTACGCGGTCGGTTATTTTCAAATACTTTTTGCCTTTGTAATCAACAAAAGTTCCTACATCTCCTGTTTTGAGCCAGCCGTTTTCTAATACTTCGGCAGTAGTATCGGGTTTGTTATAGTAGCCCAACATTACGTTGGGGCCTTTTACAAAAATTTCGCCTTCGCCTTCGCGCATGCCTTCGCGGTGGTCGAGTCTTACTTCCACACCTTCAATTACCGGGCCCACGGTGCCGAACTTTACATAGTTGCGGTCAAATAGATTTACGCTAATTACTGGTGAAGTTTCTGTTTGTCCGTAGCCTTCGCAAATTAAAATTCCCGCACAAGTAAATACTCTGGCTAAGCGTGGTTGTAGCGCTGCAGCTCCGGTGCAAATTCCTTCACATTGTCCGCCTAATGCTTCGCGCCATTTGCTGAAAATAAGTTTGTCGAACACCTTCATTTTAAGCGAATCAATCAAACCATAGTTTTTCTCTACATCGTATTCGTTGGCAAACTTCAATGCACTTTGGTATAGTGTTTTTTTGAAGCCTGTAAGATTAGCTCCAGCACCTTCTAATTTCAAATATACTTTCTCTAAAAGGCGCGGAACAGAGGTGAAGAAATTTGGTTGAACTTCTTTTAAATTGGCAGCAATAACTTCTAAGTTTTCTGCATAGTAAATAGAAACACCCGCTGCGCTATAAACATAAACTACCATTCTTTCAAAAATGTGGCAGAGTGGTAAAAAGCTCAATACTCTTTTTTCGGAGTTGAGCGGAAGCAATGGCAATACGGCCTTTACGTTGCTAATAACATTATCGTGCGAAAGCATTACACCTTTAGGATTTCCGGTAGTTCCGGAAGTATAAATAATTGTAGCAAGGCTTTCAGGTTTTATAGAATCTGCAATAGCTTGTACCTTGCTAAAATCTTCGCCTTCACCAATTTTTAGAAATTCAGAAAAGTGCTTGCACCCTGCTACTTGGTCGAAACTAAAAATATGCTGAAGCGTTGGCACGTCATTTTTAATGGCAGATATTTTTCCGAATAAAACATCATCAGAAACAAACACCGCTTTCACTCCTGCATCATTAAAAATATAACGGTACTCGCCTTCGCTAATAGTTGGATATACAGGAACGGTAATAATCCCAGCTTGGCTTAAACCTAAATCAACAATATTCCATTCAGGGCGATTGTTGCTTACAATTACAACTTTGTCTTCGGGTTGCAAACCAAGTTTTAATATAGAAAGACTTACTTTATTGGCAGTATCAATAATATCTTTTGTTGAATATTTTTTCCACTCACCATTTTCTTTTGCTGCAAAAGAATCTGCTTTTGGAAACTTGGCCAATTGGTATGGCAATACATCAAAAAGTCTAGTAAAATTACTCATAGAAACCCGTTTGTCGTTTTAAAAAAATGAAGCGTGAATATAATAGCGAAAATATGAGGCGCAAAAAAAGATTTACATTTATTGTATAGCACGTATTTATAGTCCTTTTGAAAATGAAACTGGGAGATGTTTCTTTGGGTAATAAATTGCATCTAAGAGTTTGGGAATTTCTATACATGAAACACTTGGGGTTTACAACAACATTATTGCAGGAAATGCACTTGCGTAACTAAAAACAATATTTAATTTAGCAGCGTTTCCTAGAAATAAATTACTGTAAAAAAACAAACAAGTGGAAGGCAAAGACGGAAAGTATAGCGGCTATTTTAGCAAAAAATTACGCGCAGGAAAAAGAAGAACTTATTTCTTCGATGTAAGAAGCACAAAGCAGGGCGATTTCTTTTTAACTATTACAGAAAGCAAAAAGAAGTTTGATAGCGATGGATACGAAATGCACAAAATCTTTTTATACAAAGAAGATTTTAAA encodes:
- a CDS encoding long-chain fatty acid--CoA ligase, whose amino-acid sequence is MSNFTRLFDVLPYQLAKFPKADSFAAKENGEWKKYSTKDIIDTANKVSLSILKLGLQPEDKVVIVSNNRPEWNIVDLGLSQAGIITVPVYPTISEGEYRYIFNDAGVKAVFVSDDVLFGKISAIKNDVPTLQHIFSFDQVAGCKHFSEFLKIGEGEDFSKVQAIADSIKPESLATIIYTSGTTGNPKGVMLSHDNVISNVKAVLPLLPLNSEKRVLSFLPLCHIFERMVVYVYSAAGVSIYYAENLEVIAANLKEVQPNFFTSVPRLLEKVYLKLEGAGANLTGFKKTLYQSALKFANEYDVEKNYGLIDSLKMKVFDKLIFSKWREALGGQCEGICTGAAALQPRLARVFTCAGILICEGYGQTETSPVISVNLFDRNYVKFGTVGPVIEGVEVRLDHREGMREGEGEIFVKGPNVMLGYYNKPDTTAEVLENGWLKTGDVGTFVDYKGKKYLKITDRVKELFKTSGGKYIAPQALENKMKESSFIEQIVAVGEGKNYVSALIVPNFANLKDWCEKNGVSASDNATIANSKEVISLIKSDVDRLNKNFGQWETIKKFELIPHEWTIEGGELTPTMKVKRKVVNEKYKALIEKMYSN